A single genomic interval of Mycolicibacterium holsaticum DSM 44478 = JCM 12374 harbors:
- a CDS encoding DUF2617 family protein, with product MPLHHLAVSPADVSGSRLRLALNAAAPTPLAACRLPHPDGGELVLGVLGASHVVTVEHADQLFSEEVSCTAQAPTELPGRAVAPGYLLESGHETHDEAGFRELAQLLRVRCAQDTGWLGGAFPGDDAALTALSAEPDGRGWRWRTWHLYPDPAGGGTVVHTNSRWQP from the coding sequence TTGCCTCTGCACCACCTGGCCGTCAGCCCAGCCGACGTTTCCGGGTCCCGGCTGCGGCTCGCCCTCAACGCTGCGGCGCCGACGCCACTGGCCGCCTGCCGGCTGCCGCACCCCGACGGCGGCGAGCTGGTGCTCGGCGTGCTGGGCGCCTCCCACGTGGTCACGGTCGAACATGCCGACCAGCTGTTCTCCGAAGAGGTTTCGTGTACCGCCCAGGCCCCGACGGAGTTGCCCGGCCGTGCCGTTGCTCCTGGTTACCTGCTCGAATCCGGCCACGAGACACACGATGAGGCCGGCTTTCGCGAGTTGGCGCAGCTGCTGCGCGTCCGCTGCGCGCAGGACACCGGTTGGCTGGGCGGCGCGTTCCCCGGCGACGACGCCGCGCTGACGGCGCTGTCCGCCGAACCCGACGGCCGCGGGTGGCGCTGGCGCACCTGGCACCTCTATCCGGATCCGGCCGGCGGCGGCACCGTCGTCCACACGAACAGCCGGTGGCAGCCGTGA
- a CDS encoding DUF4247 domain-containing protein, with the protein MSRTGLFWLAGALAVGGIVFLFVGISMLPNIRTHVAETYPAYSHGAQATSYECTGSPADVADQLAGYKSPEARATDRGSEYLRYDDDIVVVGPDGNRPCTIRVEDTNARYSHGGFIFLGPGFFPGSPAGGAGGSPGGPGGTK; encoded by the coding sequence GTGAGCCGCACCGGTTTGTTCTGGCTCGCGGGCGCGCTCGCCGTCGGCGGCATCGTGTTCCTGTTCGTCGGGATCTCGATGCTGCCGAACATCCGTACGCATGTGGCCGAGACCTACCCCGCGTATTCCCATGGCGCACAAGCCACCAGCTACGAGTGCACCGGCTCACCGGCCGACGTCGCCGACCAGCTGGCCGGCTACAAGAGCCCCGAGGCCCGCGCCACCGACCGCGGCTCGGAGTACCTGCGCTACGACGACGACATCGTGGTCGTCGGCCCGGACGGCAACCGCCCATGCACTATCCGAGTCGAGGACACCAACGCCCGATACAGCCACGGCGGTTTCATCTTCCTGGGGCCCGGGTTCTTCCCCGGCTCCCCGGCGGGCGGTGCGGGCGGCAGCCCTGGCGGCCCGGGTGGGACGAAATGA
- a CDS encoding DUF350 domain-containing protein, with protein MNFEMFATAVEFGTISGENLAQNVIAALLYFAVGVVVLATGFVMVDLLTPGNLRQMVFVERRPNAVAVACGMYAALAIVVIAAIVASSNELGQGLVDAAVYGLVGVVLQGLALIVLEIVVPGRFRDLIADERLHPAAIATAVTLLAVGGVNAAALS; from the coding sequence ATGAACTTCGAAATGTTCGCCACTGCCGTCGAATTCGGAACCATCAGCGGTGAAAACCTCGCGCAGAACGTCATCGCCGCGCTGCTGTACTTCGCGGTCGGCGTCGTGGTCCTGGCAACCGGCTTCGTCATGGTGGATCTGCTGACCCCAGGGAACCTGCGCCAGATGGTGTTCGTCGAGCGGCGACCCAACGCCGTCGCCGTCGCCTGCGGCATGTACGCGGCGCTGGCCATCGTGGTGATCGCCGCGATCGTGGCCAGTTCCAACGAGTTGGGCCAGGGGCTGGTTGACGCCGCGGTCTACGGGCTGGTCGGCGTGGTGCTGCAGGGGCTGGCGCTCATCGTGCTCGAGATCGTGGTTCCTGGGCGCTTTCGCGACCTCATCGCCGACGAGCGTCTTCATCCCGCGGCCATCGCCACCGCCGTGACGCTGCTGGCTGTGGGAGGGGTGAACGCCGCCGCGCTGTCATGA
- a CDS encoding polyamine aminopropyltransferase: MTVTEHAPEPAPPVGSTTRWRALLLAAVAACAACGLVYELALLTLSASLHGGGIVAMSLIVAGYVAALGAGALLVKPLLARAAITFIAVETLLAVIGGLSAAALYVAFAFVGGSLWVLVVATLLIGSLVGAEVPLLMTLLQRGRISGAADTGRVLANLNAADYLGALIGGLIWPFILLPQLGMIRGAAATGVINVVAAAVVTVFLLRGILNAREFGTALVVLAAALGLLVTLLVRADGIETSTRQRLYADPIIALERSAYQEIVVTRRGDDTRLYLDGGLQFSTRDEYRYTESLVYPALGDGARSVLILGGGDGLVAREVLRQPGVDAIVQVELDPAVVQIARTTLRDANAGALDDPRVDVVIDDAMRWLREPPPDVLPPGGFDAVIVDLPDPDTPALGRLYSVEFYALVAHALAADGLMTVQAGSPFATPTAFWRTVSTIGAAGYAVTPYHVHVPTFGDWGLVLARRGAAAPTPRIPADAPPLRFLDQQVLDSATVFGGDIRPQWLTPSTLDHPRIVDDMRQGYR; encoded by the coding sequence ATGACGGTGACCGAGCATGCACCTGAGCCGGCGCCGCCGGTCGGTTCGACGACGCGCTGGCGGGCGCTGCTGCTCGCCGCGGTGGCGGCGTGCGCGGCGTGCGGCCTCGTCTACGAACTGGCGCTGCTGACGCTGTCGGCCAGCCTGCACGGTGGGGGCATCGTCGCGATGTCGCTGATCGTCGCGGGCTATGTCGCCGCGCTCGGAGCCGGTGCCCTGCTGGTGAAACCGTTGCTCGCGCGGGCAGCCATCACGTTCATCGCCGTCGAGACGTTGCTGGCGGTGATCGGCGGGCTCTCGGCGGCGGCACTGTATGTGGCGTTCGCGTTCGTCGGCGGTTCACTGTGGGTGCTGGTGGTGGCCACGCTGCTGATCGGCAGCCTGGTGGGCGCCGAGGTGCCGCTGCTGATGACGCTGCTGCAGCGCGGCCGCATATCCGGTGCCGCCGATACCGGGCGGGTGCTGGCCAACCTGAACGCCGCCGACTACCTCGGCGCGCTGATCGGTGGGCTGATTTGGCCGTTCATCCTGCTGCCGCAACTGGGCATGATCCGCGGTGCGGCGGCCACCGGGGTCATCAACGTCGTGGCCGCGGCGGTGGTGACGGTGTTCCTGCTGCGCGGGATCCTCAACGCACGCGAATTCGGCACGGCGCTGGTGGTATTGGCCGCAGCGCTGGGGTTGCTGGTCACCTTGCTGGTGCGCGCCGACGGCATCGAGACCTCGACTCGGCAACGACTCTATGCCGATCCGATCATCGCGCTCGAACGCTCGGCGTACCAGGAGATCGTGGTGACCCGACGCGGCGATGACACCCGACTGTATCTCGATGGCGGACTTCAGTTTTCGACCCGTGATGAATACCGCTACACCGAAAGCCTGGTCTACCCCGCGCTCGGCGACGGCGCGCGCTCGGTGCTGATCCTCGGCGGCGGCGACGGCCTGGTGGCCCGGGAGGTGTTGCGCCAGCCCGGCGTCGACGCGATCGTGCAGGTCGAGTTGGATCCCGCGGTGGTGCAGATCGCCCGCACCACGCTGCGCGACGCGAACGCCGGGGCGCTCGACGACCCGCGCGTCGACGTCGTCATCGACGACGCGATGCGGTGGCTGCGCGAGCCGCCACCCGACGTGTTACCGCCGGGCGGTTTCGACGCGGTGATCGTCGATCTACCCGACCCGGACACCCCGGCACTGGGCCGGCTGTATTCGGTGGAGTTCTACGCGTTGGTCGCCCACGCGCTGGCCGCGGACGGGCTGATGACGGTGCAGGCCGGAAGCCCGTTCGCCACGCCAACCGCGTTCTGGCGCACGGTGTCGACGATCGGGGCCGCCGGCTACGCGGTCACGCCCTACCACGTGCATGTGCCGACATTCGGCGACTGGGGCCTGGTGCTCGCGCGCCGCGGCGCGGCCGCGCCGACGCCGAGGATTCCCGCCGACGCACCCCCGCTGCGGTTTCTCGACCAGCAGGTGCTCGACTCCGCAACGGTGTTCGGTGGGGACATCCGCCCGCAGTGGTTGACGCCGTCGACGCTGGACCATCCGCGCATCGTCGACGATATGCGCCAGGGCTACCGATGA
- the ligA gene encoding NAD-dependent DNA ligase LigA, whose protein sequence is MSPKATPDPETTLAEQAEDAPDADVRRRWQELADEVREHQFRYYVRDAPIITDADFDKLLRELEALEDEHPELRTPDSPTQLVGGAGFATDFTPAEHLERMLSLDNVFTPEELAGWAARIKDEIGKDAHFLCELKIDGVALSLVYRDGRLERAATRGDGRTGEDVTLNARTIRNVPQKLTGTKEFPLPKVLEVRGEVFFRVTDFEELNAGLVAEGKPPFANPRNSAAGSLRQKNPAVTARRKLQMICHGVGHAEGFRPESLHAAYLALNAWGLPVSDHTSRVQGMAAVTERIAYWGEHRHEVEHEIDGVVVKVDEVALQRRLGSTSRAPRWAVAYKYPPEEAQTKLLDIKVNVGRTGRVTPYAEMEPVKIAGSTVSQATLHNASEVKRKGVLIGDTVMIRKAGDVIPEVLGPVVDLRDGSEREFVMPTTCPECGTTLAPAKEGDADIRCPNTRSCPAQLRERVFHLAGRGALDIEGLGYEAAVALLTSGVITDEGDLFTIGSDDLLRTELFRTKDGALSANGKRLLVNLHDAKTRPLWRILVALSIRHVGPTAARALATEFGSLEAIMSASEERLAGVEGVGPTIAAAVTEWFTVDWHRAIVDKWRAAGVRMADERDESIERNLEGLSIVVTGSLAGFSRDDAKEAIVARGGKAAGSVSKKTAYVVAGDSPGSKYDKAVELGVPILDEDGFRRLLENGPD, encoded by the coding sequence GTGAGCCCGAAGGCAACGCCGGATCCCGAGACGACGCTGGCCGAACAGGCCGAGGACGCGCCCGATGCCGATGTGCGGCGCCGCTGGCAGGAGCTGGCCGACGAGGTGCGCGAGCACCAGTTCCGGTACTACGTGCGCGACGCGCCGATCATCACCGACGCCGACTTCGACAAGCTGCTGCGGGAACTGGAGGCCCTCGAGGACGAGCATCCCGAGCTGCGAACCCCCGACTCGCCTACGCAACTGGTCGGCGGCGCCGGCTTCGCGACCGACTTCACCCCGGCCGAACACCTCGAGCGGATGCTCAGCCTGGACAACGTGTTCACCCCTGAAGAGCTGGCCGGGTGGGCCGCGCGCATCAAAGACGAGATCGGAAAAGACGCGCACTTTCTGTGCGAGCTGAAGATCGACGGGGTGGCGCTGTCGCTGGTGTACCGCGACGGGCGGCTGGAACGTGCGGCGACCCGCGGTGACGGACGCACCGGCGAAGACGTCACGCTCAATGCCCGCACCATCCGCAACGTTCCCCAAAAGCTCACCGGTACCAAGGAATTCCCGCTGCCGAAGGTGCTCGAGGTACGCGGTGAGGTGTTCTTCCGGGTCACCGATTTCGAAGAGCTCAACGCCGGGCTGGTCGCCGAGGGTAAGCCGCCGTTCGCCAACCCCCGCAACAGCGCGGCAGGATCGCTTCGGCAGAAGAACCCGGCCGTCACCGCGCGTCGCAAACTGCAGATGATCTGCCACGGCGTCGGCCACGCCGAGGGCTTCCGCCCGGAATCGCTGCACGCGGCGTATCTCGCGCTGAACGCATGGGGGCTACCGGTTTCCGATCACACCTCCCGGGTGCAGGGGATGGCGGCCGTCACCGAACGCATCGCGTACTGGGGAGAACACCGCCACGAGGTCGAGCACGAAATCGACGGCGTGGTAGTCAAAGTCGACGAGGTCGCGTTGCAGCGCCGGCTCGGATCGACGTCGCGGGCACCGCGCTGGGCGGTGGCCTACAAGTACCCACCCGAGGAAGCCCAGACCAAGCTGCTCGACATCAAGGTCAACGTGGGCCGGACCGGTCGGGTGACGCCGTACGCCGAGATGGAGCCGGTCAAGATCGCCGGTTCGACGGTCAGTCAGGCCACGCTGCACAACGCCTCGGAGGTCAAGCGCAAGGGTGTGCTGATCGGCGACACCGTGATGATCCGCAAGGCCGGTGACGTGATCCCGGAGGTGCTGGGACCCGTTGTCGATCTGCGCGACGGCTCCGAGCGCGAATTCGTCATGCCCACAACGTGTCCGGAGTGCGGCACCACGCTGGCGCCGGCCAAGGAGGGCGACGCCGACATCCGCTGCCCCAACACGCGGTCCTGTCCGGCGCAGCTGCGCGAGCGGGTGTTCCACCTCGCAGGCCGCGGCGCGCTGGACATCGAGGGGCTGGGTTACGAAGCGGCCGTCGCGCTGCTGACCAGCGGTGTGATCACCGACGAAGGCGACCTGTTCACGATCGGCAGCGACGACCTGTTGCGCACCGAGCTTTTCCGGACCAAGGACGGCGCCTTGTCGGCTAACGGTAAGCGGCTGCTGGTGAACCTGCACGACGCCAAAACCCGTCCGCTGTGGCGGATCCTGGTGGCGCTGTCCATTCGGCATGTGGGCCCGACCGCGGCGCGCGCGCTGGCCACCGAGTTCGGCAGCCTGGAGGCGATCATGTCGGCCTCCGAGGAGCGGCTGGCCGGGGTCGAGGGTGTCGGTCCGACCATCGCCGCGGCGGTCACCGAATGGTTCACCGTCGACTGGCACCGCGCGATCGTCGACAAGTGGCGCGCGGCGGGGGTGCGCATGGCCGACGAACGCGACGAAAGCATCGAACGCAACCTCGAAGGGCTCTCGATCGTCGTCACCGGGTCGCTGGCCGGCTTCTCCCGCGACGACGCCAAGGAAGCGATCGTCGCGCGCGGCGGCAAGGCCGCCGGATCGGTGTCGAAGAAGACCGCCTACGTGGTGGCCGGTGACTCGCCGGGCTCCAAGTACGACAAGGCGGTCGAGCTCGGGGTGCCGATCCTCGACGAGGACGGCTTCCGGCGGCTGCTGGAAAACGGCCCCGACTGA
- a CDS encoding MmcQ/YjbR family DNA-binding protein has product MPHPIMFRDDDLGLAQVREIALGFPEAFEKVSWGRPVFCAPKMFTMYGGSAKTDTKGQYLQYPHSVLVKVDDSERRALEADRRFYYPAYMGPSGWLGLDLTAGKIDWAEVRELIDASFRMVAPKKLVKRLDVG; this is encoded by the coding sequence ATGCCGCACCCGATCATGTTCCGCGACGACGACCTCGGGCTGGCGCAGGTGCGCGAGATCGCGCTGGGATTTCCCGAGGCGTTCGAAAAGGTCTCCTGGGGCAGGCCGGTGTTCTGTGCGCCGAAGATGTTCACCATGTACGGCGGCAGCGCCAAGACCGACACCAAGGGCCAGTACCTGCAATACCCCCATTCGGTCCTGGTCAAGGTCGACGACAGCGAGCGGCGCGCGCTCGAAGCCGACCGGCGCTTCTACTATCCCGCGTACATGGGGCCGTCGGGTTGGCTGGGGCTGGACCTGACCGCGGGAAAGATCGACTGGGCCGAGGTGCGTGAGCTGATCGACGCGTCGTTCCGGATGGTCGCGCCCAAGAAGCTCGTCAAACGCCTCGACGTAGGCTGA
- a CDS encoding 4-coumarate--CoA ligase family protein — protein sequence MSFASPFPEVDIPSTSVYDYLFADIAEHDLDRIALIDAKSGRQTSYREMIGRVDAFAGALAGRGIGVGDVVGLLSPNSSGFAVAFHGILRAGATATTINALYTAKDIAKQLADSKARMLVTVTPLLAQAQEGAAAAGIRPENIVVLDGDGLAATGHPNAADLMDPGLPAPDVSFAPSSHLAVLPYSSGTTGNPKGVMLTHRNLVANVAQIRPLHGMVADDAILAVLPFFHIYGMTVLLNAALHARARLVIMGSFDLGDFLANIADHKCTIAFIAPPVAVALAKHPLVDEYDLSSLNTVMSGAAPLDADLGHAVAKRLGCTVVQGYGMSELSPVSHITPFDGGLHEMGMVAPLSSVGWTVSNGASKLVDPETGDEIAPPAEGLSKTGELWFKGPNVMTGYLGNEAATRATIDDEGWLHTGDMAQIDADGCVYIVDRLKELIKYKGYQVPPAELEAVLLGHPGVADAAVVGVPDADGEEVPKAFVVKQPGAQLTEAEVMEFVAGQVAPYKKVRQVAFIDAVPKSASGKILRKDLRG from the coding sequence TTGAGTTTCGCCAGTCCATTTCCCGAAGTCGACATTCCGTCCACCAGCGTCTACGACTATCTGTTCGCCGATATCGCCGAGCACGACCTGGACCGGATCGCGCTGATCGACGCCAAGTCCGGCCGCCAGACCAGCTACCGCGAGATGATCGGCCGCGTCGATGCGTTCGCCGGGGCCCTGGCCGGGCGCGGGATCGGCGTCGGCGACGTCGTCGGGTTGCTGTCGCCGAACAGTTCGGGGTTCGCCGTGGCGTTTCACGGCATCCTGCGCGCCGGTGCGACGGCCACCACGATCAACGCCCTCTACACCGCCAAAGACATCGCCAAACAGTTGGCCGATTCGAAGGCCAGGATGCTGGTCACCGTGACACCGCTGCTGGCGCAGGCACAAGAAGGTGCGGCGGCCGCAGGCATCCGGCCCGAGAACATCGTCGTACTCGACGGGGACGGCCTGGCCGCCACCGGACATCCCAACGCCGCCGATCTGATGGATCCGGGCCTGCCTGCGCCCGACGTCAGCTTCGCGCCGTCGTCGCATCTGGCGGTGCTGCCCTACAGTTCCGGCACGACCGGCAACCCCAAGGGCGTGATGCTCACGCACCGCAACCTGGTGGCCAACGTCGCGCAGATCCGGCCGTTGCACGGCATGGTCGCCGACGACGCGATCCTCGCGGTGCTGCCGTTCTTTCACATCTACGGGATGACGGTGCTGCTCAACGCCGCACTGCATGCGCGTGCCCGGTTGGTGATCATGGGCAGCTTCGACCTGGGCGACTTCCTGGCCAACATCGCCGACCACAAGTGCACGATCGCGTTCATCGCGCCGCCGGTCGCGGTGGCGCTGGCCAAGCATCCGTTGGTCGACGAGTACGACCTGTCGTCGCTGAACACCGTGATGTCGGGCGCCGCTCCGCTGGACGCCGACCTCGGACACGCCGTCGCCAAGCGGTTGGGCTGCACCGTCGTTCAGGGCTACGGGATGAGCGAGCTCAGCCCGGTCAGCCACATCACCCCGTTCGACGGCGGACTGCACGAGATGGGAATGGTCGCGCCGCTGAGCTCGGTCGGGTGGACGGTGTCCAACGGGGCGTCCAAGCTTGTCGACCCCGAGACCGGTGACGAAATCGCCCCGCCCGCAGAGGGTCTCAGTAAAACAGGTGAACTCTGGTTCAAGGGCCCCAACGTGATGACCGGTTACCTCGGGAACGAGGCGGCCACCAGGGCGACCATCGACGACGAGGGCTGGCTGCACACCGGTGATATGGCGCAGATCGATGCGGACGGGTGCGTGTACATCGTCGACCGCCTCAAGGAGCTGATCAAGTACAAGGGCTATCAGGTGCCGCCAGCCGAACTCGAGGCGGTGCTGCTGGGCCATCCCGGGGTCGCCGACGCGGCGGTGGTCGGGGTGCCCGACGCCGACGGCGAAGAAGTGCCCAAGGCGTTCGTGGTCAAGCAACCCGGTGCACAGCTGACCGAGGCCGAGGTGATGGAGTTCGTGGCCGGTCAGGTCGCGCCGTACAAGAAGGTGCGTCAGGTGGCGTTCATCGACGCGGTGCCCAAGTCCGCGTCGGGCAAGATCCTGCGCAAGGACCTGCGCGGCTGA
- a CDS encoding ArsR/SmtB family transcription factor gives MSASAVVERAPVFDALGDPNRLRIITRLCDGGPCSTTEVTQAVSVTRQAATKHLVLLETVGLVSSQRRGRERIWRVRPEPLADASEYLTGLSRRWDRAIDRLRAYVEDE, from the coding sequence GTGAGCGCCTCGGCCGTGGTCGAGCGGGCACCGGTGTTCGATGCGCTGGGTGACCCGAACCGGCTGCGGATCATCACCCGCCTGTGTGACGGCGGGCCGTGCTCGACGACCGAGGTGACGCAGGCGGTGTCGGTCACCCGGCAGGCGGCGACCAAACACCTCGTGCTGTTGGAAACCGTCGGCCTGGTGAGCAGCCAGCGTCGCGGCAGGGAACGCATCTGGCGGGTCCGGCCCGAGCCGTTGGCCGACGCCAGCGAATATTTGACGGGTTTGTCGCGACGCTGGGATCGCGCGATCGACCGGTTGCGGGCCTACGTCGAAGACGAATAG
- a CDS encoding SRPBCC family protein codes for MSSDRIEKQVVLKAPLERVWRAISDADEFGRWFGVRFDGPFVEGAALTGVMTPTTVDDDVARSQEPYEGTADTWWIVAVEPPRRLAYRWRPYHVADGDDGPTTLVEFTLQETADGVLLRIVESGFDAIPADRRAAAFEDNSAGWAAQTELVRRFVAMSETV; via the coding sequence ATGAGTTCGGATCGAATCGAAAAGCAAGTCGTGCTGAAGGCGCCGCTGGAGCGGGTCTGGCGGGCGATCAGCGACGCCGACGAGTTCGGCCGGTGGTTCGGGGTCCGCTTCGACGGGCCGTTCGTCGAGGGCGCCGCGCTCACCGGCGTCATGACGCCGACGACGGTCGACGATGATGTCGCCAGAAGCCAAGAGCCGTACGAGGGTACGGCGGACACGTGGTGGATCGTCGCGGTGGAGCCACCGCGACGACTGGCCTACCGCTGGCGTCCCTACCATGTCGCAGACGGCGACGACGGTCCCACCACGCTCGTCGAATTCACGCTGCAGGAGACCGCCGACGGGGTGTTGTTGCGCATCGTCGAGTCCGGGTTCGACGCCATACCTGCGGATCGTCGTGCGGCGGCGTTCGAGGACAACAGCGCGGGGTGGGCGGCGCAGACCGAACTCGTGCGCAGGTTCGTCGCGATGAGCGAGACGGTGTGA
- a CDS encoding methionine synthase — protein MSVFAAATGIGSWPGTSARQAAEVIVGELHTLPHLVELPARGVGADMIGRAAALLVDIGIDTVPRGYRIASGRSAVARRSMSLLDEDIDAFEEAWEKAGLRGGSRTVKVQAPGPITLAAQLELPNGHRAITDRGALRDLTASLAEGVAAHRAQLARRLDTAVAVQFDEPLLPDALHGRLTGVTSLTPVHPVDESVAIGLFENCVNAVGADVMLHSCASELPWNLLQRTVIPAVAVDVATLTAADLDGIGEFVEAGRAVLLGVVPATTPPARPDVEEIAKAAAAVTDRLGFDRSVLRERIGITPACGLAGATPQWARTTVELAQKVADAFAEDPDAV, from the coding sequence GTGAGCGTTTTCGCGGCGGCGACCGGTATCGGATCCTGGCCAGGAACATCGGCGCGTCAGGCCGCGGAGGTAATCGTCGGGGAACTGCACACCCTGCCGCACCTGGTCGAGTTACCCGCCCGCGGCGTAGGCGCCGACATGATCGGTCGCGCGGCGGCGTTGCTCGTCGATATCGGCATCGACACCGTGCCGCGCGGCTATCGCATCGCCTCGGGTCGCAGTGCTGTGGCTCGGCGCTCGATGAGCCTGCTCGACGAAGACATCGACGCGTTCGAAGAAGCGTGGGAGAAGGCGGGGCTACGGGGCGGGTCGCGCACGGTCAAGGTGCAGGCGCCGGGACCGATCACGCTCGCGGCCCAACTCGAGCTGCCAAACGGCCACCGTGCCATCACCGACCGGGGTGCGCTGCGTGATCTGACCGCCTCGTTGGCCGAAGGGGTGGCCGCGCACCGCGCACAGCTGGCCAGGCGGCTGGACACCGCCGTCGCCGTGCAGTTCGACGAACCCCTGTTGCCCGACGCCCTGCACGGCCGGCTGACCGGGGTGACCAGCCTGACCCCCGTGCACCCGGTCGACGAGTCGGTGGCCATCGGGCTTTTCGAGAACTGCGTGAACGCCGTGGGCGCCGACGTCATGCTGCACAGCTGCGCTTCTGAGCTACCTTGGAACCTGTTGCAGCGCACCGTAATACCAGCGGTCGCGGTGGATGTGGCCACACTGACCGCCGCCGATCTCGACGGTATCGGCGAGTTCGTCGAAGCGGGTCGCGCGGTGCTGCTGGGTGTCGTTCCCGCCACGACCCCGCCCGCCCGCCCAGACGTCGAGGAGATCGCCAAGGCCGCGGCCGCCGTCACCGACCGGCTCGGGTTCGACCGGTCGGTGCTGCGCGAACGGATCGGTATCACCCCGGCCTGTGGGCTGGCAGGGGCCACCCCGCAGTGGGCGCGCACCACCGTCGAGTTGGCACAGAAGGTCGCCGACGCGTTCGCCGAGGATCCCGACGCGGTCTGA
- a CDS encoding sensor domain-containing protein has translation MRVVLWCAAALMLAGCTQTVSGGAVRAVPGIDDDSLSPLDVDTIMLDQSQMRAITGAGEDLSIIPSMDGKIPVDIDQFTDTTPPQCQWIFAETQTFGPDVEEFHKTTFQHPPGGALISQGAAAYRDTDTARRAFDDLVARADGCRTTPLGPMFVGDTTVTPDSLQTRTDNGCGRDYRVKSVVLVEVTACRFPSSVPTIVMTNILAKVPN, from the coding sequence ATGCGAGTGGTCCTGTGGTGTGCAGCGGCGCTGATGCTTGCGGGCTGCACACAGACGGTCAGCGGCGGCGCCGTGCGGGCCGTCCCGGGTATCGACGACGATTCGTTGTCCCCGTTGGACGTCGACACCATCATGCTCGACCAGTCGCAGATGCGCGCGATCACCGGAGCCGGTGAGGACCTCTCGATCATCCCGAGCATGGACGGCAAGATCCCCGTCGACATCGACCAGTTCACCGATACGACGCCGCCACAGTGCCAATGGATCTTCGCCGAGACCCAGACCTTCGGCCCCGACGTCGAAGAGTTCCACAAGACGACGTTCCAGCATCCGCCCGGCGGCGCCCTGATCTCCCAGGGGGCCGCCGCATACCGCGACACCGACACCGCACGCCGGGCCTTCGACGATCTTGTCGCACGCGCCGACGGTTGCCGCACAACGCCGTTGGGCCCGATGTTCGTCGGCGACACTACGGTCACGCCGGACTCCCTGCAGACCCGCACCGACAATGGGTGCGGCCGAGACTACCGCGTGAAGAGCGTCGTCCTGGTGGAGGTGACGGCGTGCAGGTTCCCCAGTTCGGTGCCCACCATCGTGATGACCAACATCCTGGCCAAGGTGCCGAACTAG
- a CDS encoding helix-turn-helix transcriptional regulator: MRRGRRDRILDALRNSAEARSITGLAGEIGVHPNTIRFHLDTLVKAGLVEQVADRVAVRGRPPARYRACRRMDPAGPTNYALLAAVMTDYFAAHARDPVRESTQLGRSWGTTLTKHHARDTRQAVDDLVDVLAEVGFGPEQPTERTVRDIRLRHCPFLEVVDRHQPVVCALHLGLMQGALTAMQAPLAVERLDPFVEPDLCVARVGPAAGNDEN, encoded by the coding sequence ATGCGCCGGGGACGGCGCGATCGCATTCTGGACGCGTTGCGTAACTCTGCTGAGGCCCGCAGCATCACCGGCCTGGCAGGTGAGATCGGGGTGCATCCCAACACGATTCGCTTTCACCTCGACACCTTGGTGAAGGCCGGGCTGGTCGAACAGGTCGCCGACCGCGTCGCCGTGCGGGGCCGCCCGCCCGCCCGGTACCGCGCCTGCCGCAGGATGGACCCGGCCGGGCCCACGAACTACGCGCTGTTGGCGGCGGTGATGACGGATTACTTTGCGGCCCATGCGCGCGACCCGGTACGGGAAAGCACCCAATTGGGGCGTTCGTGGGGTACGACGTTGACCAAGCACCACGCGCGGGACACGCGCCAGGCCGTCGACGATCTGGTCGATGTGCTGGCCGAGGTGGGCTTTGGCCCTGAGCAGCCGACGGAACGCACCGTGCGTGACATCCGGCTGCGGCACTGTCCTTTCCTGGAGGTGGTGGATCGCCACCAGCCGGTGGTCTGCGCGCTGCATCTCGGGCTGATGCAGGGCGCGTTGACCGCGATGCAGGCGCCGTTGGCCGTCGAGCGGCTTGACCCGTTCGTCGAGCCGGACCTCTGTGTCGCCCGGGTGGGGCCGGCCGCGGGAAACGACGAGAACTGA
- the fdxA gene encoding ferredoxin, translated as MTYVIGQPCVDVKDRACVDECPVDCIYEGGRMLYIHPDECVDCGACEPVCPVEAIYYEDDLPDALQIYTDENAKFFTDTLPGRSEPLGSPGGAAKLGPIDADTELVANLPPQEE; from the coding sequence ATGACGTACGTAATCGGCCAGCCGTGTGTGGACGTCAAAGACCGTGCCTGCGTGGATGAGTGTCCAGTCGACTGCATCTACGAGGGCGGGCGCATGCTGTACATCCACCCCGATGAATGTGTCGACTGCGGTGCCTGCGAGCCGGTGTGCCCGGTGGAGGCGATCTACTACGAGGACGACCTGCCCGACGCGCTGCAGATCTACACCGACGAGAACGCCAAATTCTTCACTGACACGCTGCCCGGACGAAGTGAGCCGCTCGGTTCGCCCGGCGGTGCGGCAAAGCTGGGACCCATCGATGCCGATACCGAGTTGGTGGCTAACCTTCCGCCGCAGGAGGAGTGA